The stretch of DNA GGCAACCTGGATCACCGGGTGGCGGCCACCGGCACGGGGGAGATCCGGGAACTATCCCAGGCCTTTAATGAGATGATCGACAACCTGGCGAAGGTCACGGTATCCCGTGACGAACTGGCCCGGGAAGTGGAAGAACGCCAGCAGACCCAGAAGGCCTTGCGCCGGGCCCACGAGGAACTGGAACAGCGGGTGGAGGAGCGCACCGAGGAACTGCGCCTGGCGTTGGCCCAATTGCAGGCAGAAGTGACTGAGCGCCAGCAGGCGGAGCAGGCTGTACGGAAATCCGAACAGCGCCTGCGTTACCTGGCCTCCCAAATCCTGACCGCCCAGGAACAGGAGCGCAAACGCATCGCCATGGAACTTCACGAAGGCCTGGGGCAATCCATGACGGCGCTCAAAATGCACTTGCGGTTCATTCAGATGGAAGTGCCGGCAGAGTCGGTAACCATAAAAGAGGATTTCAATGGCGCCCAAAACCTGTTAAAGGAAATGATTGACGAGGTGCGGCGTATTTCCCAGGGCTTGAGCCCGGCGCTCCTTGAAAACCTGGGGTTAACCGCGGCCTTAAAGCGTCTCTTGGACGATTTTGGTAAGTATCAAAACGCAACGGTACAAGCAGATACGGACGACATCCAAAACCTGTTCTCGCCCCAGACCGAGACCAACATATTCAGAATCTTCCAGGAATCTCTCAATAACATTGCCAAGCATGCCCAGTCCACTCAAGTCACAGTCACCATCAAAAGGCAAGACGGGAAAGTAAATTTTCTCATCAAAGATAACGGGGTGGGATTCGATTTTGAACAAATCACGCGTAATGAAATAGCAGATAAAGGCATGGGGCTTGCGGCTATGGATGAACGGCTGCGGATGATCGGCGCCCATCTCAATATCTTGAGTCAAAAAAGTAATGGCACTGCAATCAGCTTCTCCATCCCCATCGACGCTAGTGGTCTGTTTTAGAATTAACTGCACATAAATCCAGGTCCGGAACGCTGGACTTGGCTGGCTTAAGCACCGTAGGGCGGGAAAGCGCAGCGCATCCCGCCTTACGAATCATTCCATCTCTGATACGAAGTTGCGGCCATACAAGTAATTTGTGTTTTGTAGGGGCGGACCTATGTGTCCGCCCTCAGGACCGGCACTCGCGCAGGTGCGTCCCTACAGAATCGAAGCTATGTTTACTTCTATGAGCGCAACTCGGTATGACTACCGAATGTTATCATCTGCCGCCCACTCCAGGTACTTGTGCAAGCTTGAATAAGGCCAATCCATTTTAGGGGAATCTAAAAATGTAAGGAGGGCACTGCCCACCACATTGAGCCTGTTTATCAAATCCCCCCTGTTCGCCTCTTCCCCTTTTCACCCTCCTTTTAAAACCTTCCCCCCATCCCGCCAGCGTACCCGGTAAGTTCAGCGTAACCCAGTCCGGCAACCGGCGCCCCGTTCTTCGTGCCCGCAACCTTGACCTCGCCCTCCCAATAGGTCACCTTCGCCGGGGCCGGAGCCCG from Desulfobaccales bacterium encodes:
- a CDS encoding HAMP domain-containing protein produces the protein MRVRSTVKIATFITIIVVIIYSALDVFIDQAQELKEQDLQKVADLSGTFDQLRDITTDYVLYRTARAHQQWWTVQGELLQRLNTPEYQAFQRKYLIEDLDDRLKLMGEGFTRLTTTIGKTGLSAPEVEANQEFQNRLIAQIRLTAHKIVASLVKISEEIGRDRVSLKSQENLLDVIALLTLASFIIANSIFLLRSVVRPVLQLHEGAQIIGRGNLDHRVAATGTGEIRELSQAFNEMIDNLAKVTVSRDELAREVEERQQTQKALRRAHEELEQRVEERTEELRLALAQLQAEVTERQQAEQAVRKSEQRLRYLASQILTAQEQERKRIAMELHEGLGQSMTALKMHLRFIQMEVPAESVTIKEDFNGAQNLLKEMIDEVRRISQGLSPALLENLGLTAALKRLLDDFGKYQNATVQADTDDIQNLFSPQTETNIFRIFQESLNNIAKHAQSTQVTVTIKRQDGKVNFLIKDNGVGFDFEQITRNEIADKGMGLAAMDERLRMIGAHLNILSQKSNGTAISFSIPIDASGLF